One genomic region from Kamptonema formosum PCC 6407 encodes:
- the ilvB gene encoding biosynthetic-type acetolactate synthase large subunit, protein MQLKTKVAAKRATGGFALIDSLRRHGVKHIFGYPGGAILPIYDELYRAEAEGGIQHILVRHEQGAGHAADGYARATGQVGVCFGTSGPGATNLVTAIATAQMDSIPMVIVTGQVPRSAIGSDAFQETDIYGITLPIVKHSYVVRDPRDMAKIVAEAFHIAITGRPGPVLIDVPKDVGLEEFDYIPVAPGAVRIPGYRPTVKGNPRQINQAVNLIRQAERPLLYVGGGAIAAGAHAEIQELAQLFQIPVTTTLMGKGAFDEKHPLSLKMLGMHGTAYANFAVTECDLLIAVGARFDDRVTGKLDEFASRAKVIHIDIDPAEVGKNRPPEVPIVGDVRNVLIDLLRRCRETGEVNRDASGTDRTQEWLARINRWKQDYPLEVPHYPDVISPQEVIVELDRQAPDAYFTTDVGQHQMWSAQFLNNGPRRWISSAGLGTMGYGMPAAMGAKMALPHEQVICIAGDASIQMNIQELGTLSQYGIAVKTVIVNNGWQGMVRQWQQAFYGERYSSSNMQPSMPDFVMLAAAYGVKGIAVSQRDQLADAIAQMLAHNGPVLMDVKVSRDENCYPMVAPGKSNAQMIGLPVRKSLEHAIELIYCPSCGAKNVTNNKFCPECGAKL, encoded by the coding sequence GTGCAACTAAAAACTAAAGTAGCAGCAAAACGAGCAACGGGCGGTTTTGCTTTGATTGACAGCTTAAGACGACATGGTGTTAAGCATATTTTTGGTTATCCCGGCGGGGCAATTCTGCCGATTTATGATGAACTTTACCGCGCTGAAGCGGAGGGCGGTATTCAGCATATTTTGGTGCGCCACGAACAAGGTGCCGGGCACGCGGCGGATGGTTATGCTCGCGCTACGGGACAGGTTGGTGTTTGCTTTGGGACTTCCGGCCCCGGCGCTACTAATTTGGTGACTGCGATCGCGACGGCTCAGATGGATTCGATCCCGATGGTAATCGTAACTGGTCAAGTACCTCGCAGTGCGATCGGTTCTGATGCTTTTCAGGAAACTGATATTTATGGGATTACGCTCCCAATTGTGAAGCATTCCTATGTGGTGCGCGATCCTAGAGATATGGCGAAAATTGTCGCTGAGGCTTTCCACATCGCGATTACGGGAAGGCCAGGGCCGGTATTGATCGATGTACCCAAGGATGTTGGCTTAGAAGAGTTTGATTATATACCGGTAGCACCGGGTGCGGTGCGGATTCCGGGATATCGGCCGACGGTGAAGGGGAATCCTCGCCAGATTAATCAGGCGGTGAATTTGATCCGCCAAGCGGAACGGCCTTTGCTATATGTGGGTGGAGGCGCGATCGCGGCTGGAGCTCACGCGGAAATTCAAGAACTAGCTCAATTGTTCCAGATTCCAGTAACAACAACGCTGATGGGTAAGGGTGCATTTGATGAAAAGCATCCTCTATCGCTGAAAATGTTGGGGATGCACGGCACGGCTTATGCTAATTTTGCCGTGACTGAGTGCGATTTGTTAATTGCTGTCGGCGCTCGGTTTGACGATCGCGTTACTGGCAAGTTAGATGAATTTGCTTCTCGCGCTAAGGTAATTCACATTGATATTGACCCCGCTGAGGTGGGTAAAAATCGCCCGCCAGAAGTGCCGATTGTAGGCGATGTGCGGAATGTGTTAATTGATTTGCTGCGGCGATGTCGGGAAACAGGAGAAGTTAATCGCGATGCCTCCGGCACCGATCGCACTCAGGAATGGTTGGCACGGATTAATCGCTGGAAGCAAGACTATCCTTTAGAAGTACCTCACTATCCCGATGTCATCTCTCCCCAAGAGGTGATTGTAGAATTGGATCGTCAAGCACCAGATGCTTATTTCACAACGGATGTAGGCCAACATCAAATGTGGTCTGCTCAATTCTTGAATAATGGACCGCGCCGCTGGATTTCCAGTGCGGGGTTGGGTACGATGGGTTACGGAATGCCTGCGGCGATGGGTGCGAAGATGGCGCTACCTCACGAACAGGTGATTTGCATCGCCGGGGATGCCAGCATCCAGATGAATATTCAGGAGTTAGGCACTCTATCACAGTATGGGATTGCTGTCAAAACTGTGATCGTAAATAATGGCTGGCAGGGAATGGTACGACAATGGCAGCAGGCGTTTTACGGGGAGCGATATTCTTCGTCAAATATGCAGCCGTCGATGCCGGATTTTGTGATGCTGGCGGCGGCCTACGGCGTGAAGGGGATAGCGGTTTCGCAGCGGGATCAATTGGCAGATGCGATCGCCCAAATGCTAGCTCACAACGGCCCTGTATTAATGGATGTGAAGGTGAGCAGGGATGAAAACTGTTATCCGATGGTAGCACCAGGAAAGAGCAATGCTCAGATGATTGGTTTACCAGTTCGCAAAAGTTTAGAACACGCGATCGAATTGATTTACTGTCCGAGTTGCGGTGCTAAGAATGTGACTAATAATAAGTTTTGTCCTGAGTGTGGGGCTAAACTTTAA
- a CDS encoding toxin-antitoxin system TumE family protein, with protein MIKLIEGYFQHLRQIIESCNAVIDFQLRPEYRTDFEGFVRGEITFKDGSILYFREFVDVEIMVDRKMYSYQYMDASKCLIFRYDNADHKPKLNLPNLPHHKHDESEENIISSSAPTLAEVLQEIEELLL; from the coding sequence TTGATTAAGTTAATCGAAGGTTATTTTCAACACCTTCGCCAAATAATAGAATCTTGTAACGCAGTCATTGATTTTCAGCTCCGCCCTGAATATCGAACAGATTTTGAAGGTTTTGTGAGAGGTGAAATAACTTTTAAAGATGGTTCAATCTTATATTTTCGCGAGTTTGTTGATGTAGAGATTATGGTTGACAGAAAAATGTATTCCTATCAGTATATGGATGCGTCTAAGTGTTTAATCTTTCGTTATGATAATGCTGACCATAAACCTAAGTTAAATTTACCGAATTTACCTCACCATAAGCATGATGAAAGTGAAGAGAATATTATTTCTTCTTCGGCTCCCACCTTAGCAGAAGTGTTGCAGGAAATTGAGGAATTATTGCTGTAA